A window of the Cicer arietinum cultivar CDC Frontier isolate Library 1 chromosome 6, Cicar.CDCFrontier_v2.0, whole genome shotgun sequence genome harbors these coding sequences:
- the LOC101497438 gene encoding uncharacterized protein, whose product MGRGRNLAVAAGLVVFASAGMAFPFYMASSKKPVIDPTKPLPPQATFRGPYINTGSRDIGPDHETYQKK is encoded by the exons ATGGGACGAGGACGCAATTTAGCGGTTGCGGCTGGTTTAGTTGTTTTTGCTTCAGCAGGCATGGCGTTTCCATTCTACATGGC TTCTTCAAAGAAACCGGTTATTGATCCAACAAAGCCACTTCCACCACAAGCTACTTTTCGAGGTCCTTACATTAACACTGGTTCACGTGATATTGGTCCTGATCATGAGACTTACCAGAagaaatga